One Aegilops tauschii subsp. strangulata cultivar AL8/78 chromosome 7, Aet v6.0, whole genome shotgun sequence genomic window carries:
- the LOC109738559 gene encoding uncharacterized protein, producing MATTAKIRLFETVHVFVHVILLLGWDCDVALKSGVVLYLVRSPPTPCAVALWKPQSRKPTYATIFREELKISRNLRAMEDPGEQNGNAHAPAAAGNTLDEPQQLQQDGADEAEAQQEGANEEAELLWKLRKYLVLMAILVAAITFQAGLAPPGGFWQHNDEHGHVASGIVMKSSYPRRYLAFFYYNTMAFGASLMVLILLLLRELTHKAAWLRALQFAMILGLLGLMGAFAAGSCREVRTSAYIWVLLLGISAYVTLHEVFFKHLAPERLRKFLSGFSKRWKGTLGDIFTSSKPDEQKASNAERVADEGVTSIQMEEPERNGSSVQVLAEEEKKKKEKEAADREEEKEDLERNRSSLLVLATLVATVTYVAGLTPPGGFWSDDNKNHIPGDPVLRDHYPRRFKAFFYCNATAFAGSLVIIIMVLSQTAVDHVVKSNALRLCVVVSLFGLMGAYAAGSCREVHTSIYVFALVGTVLLYLIIQCIEPALSKLACIANTITRVKKRNKEMVQQLRTFITNLLEPPGIPIQVQSENSTRGTGNFQKLRTYLLLLGILAATVTFQAGLNPPGGFWTDTSDGHIAGDPILETISPKRYKAFFYCNATAFVASLAIIILLQSQLITIHAMKRHVLQTAMTLVLFGLMGAYVAGSSRKFSTSIYVFVLVLLVFAYVVLHILYERTLGNTGSTAGNTESTAGSTESTAGSTESTVGNTGVSMPETSQNPSSSEPTLEEKKDLTSQNPSSSEPTPEEKKDLQKRRKFLMLLAILAASITYQTGISPPGGFWTNGHRAGYPVFRDEFRNRYRVFFYFNATAFMASLAVILLLVNKRLCNKGLRCHALCACVLVDLISLMGAFATGSCREVSTSGYVILVVLAVFVYVIIQVLVLTPKDKWNELLWPSKHQYPSMNHTRSIHDTDSKRTEHKWRKDLMLIGTLAVTVTYQAGLLPPGGVWPDDQDGHFAGDPILHDTNLTRYKVFFYCNATAFMASMVMVILLLNNTISKHKRSLFAMKTAMVLDLLGLLGAYAAGSCRKLKTSAYIFALVIAVIIYIVIHVLLSFDEVARLMKEKGKRWVPCLKRCLCCN from the coding sequence ATGGCCACAACGGCGAAGATTCGGCTATTTGAAACGGTCCACGTTTTTGTCCATGTGATATTATTGTTGGGCTGGGACTGCGATGTGGCTTTGAAGAGTGGAGTAGTTCTTTATCTTGTCCGCTCCCCCCCCACCCCCTGTGCAGTGGCACTGTGGAAACCTCAGTCTCGCAAGCCCACATACGCTACAATCTTTAGAGAGGAGCTAAAGATTTCAAGAAATCTCAGAGCCATGGAGGATCCCGGAGAGCAGAATGGCAATGCCCATGCCCCTGCAGCTGCCGGCAACACTCTCGACGAGCCGCAGCAGCTGCAGCAAGACGGCGCCGACGAGGCCGAGGCGCAGCAAGAGGGCGCCAACGAGGAGGCCGAGCTCCTGTGGAAGCTGAGGAAGTACCTGGTGCTGATGGCCATCCTCGTGGCGGCCATCACGTTCCAGGCGGGGCTGGCCCCGCCGGGCGGCTTCTGGCAGCACAACGACGAGCATGGCCACGTCGCCAGCGGCATCGTGATGAAGTCCAGCTACCCCAGGCGGTACCTTGCCTTCTTCTACTACAACACCATGGCGTTCGGGGCCTCGCTCATGGTGCTCATACTGCTCCTGCTGAGGGAGCTGACCCACAAGGCGGCCTGGCTCCGCGCGCTCCAGTTCGCCATGATCCTTGGCTTACTGGGGCTCATGGGGGCCTTTGCCGCTGGGAGCTGCAGGGAGGTGAGGACCTCTGCTTACATCTGGGTGTTACTCCTTGGCATCTCCGCCTATGTCACACTCCATGAGGTGTTCTTCAAGCACCTGGCACCTGAGCGGCTGCGAAAATTTCTATCCGGTTTCAGTAAACGTTGGAAGGGAACTCTGGGGGACATTTTCACGTCATCAAAACCAGATGAGCAAAAGGCTTCAAATGCAGAGAGGGTAGCCGATGAGGGAGTGACTTCAATCCAGATGGAAGAACCTGAAAGAAATGGCAGCTCCGTGCAGGTTCTTgcagaagaagagaagaagaaaaaggagaaagAGGCTGCAGACagagaggaagaaaaggaagatcTTGAAAGAAATCGCAGCTCCTTGCTGGTTCTTGCCACATTGGTAGCAACAGTGACATATGTGGCAGGGCTAACCCCTCCAGGTGGCTTCTGGTCTGATGACAACAAGAACCACATTCCTGGTGATCCGGTGCTGCGAGACCACTATCCACGCCGATTCAAGGCCTTCTTCTATTGCAATGCCACTGCTTTTGCTGGATCACTTGTCATCATCATCATGGTCCTCAGTCAAACAGCAGTGGATCATGTTGTCAAGTCAAAtgctctgcggttgtgtgtggtagtCAGTCTATTTGGGCTTATGGGGGCATATGCTGCTGGAAGTTGCAGGGAGGTACATACATCTATCTATGTCTTTGCACTTGTTGGCACAGTCTTGCTCTACCTCATCATCCAGTGTATTGAGCCTGCTCTGTCTAAGTTGGCATGTATTGCAAACACCATCACTCGTGTGAAAAAGAGAAATAAAGAAATGGTTCAGCAGCTGAGGACTTTCATCACTAACTTGTTAGAACCACCTGGCATACCAATACAAGTTCAGTCAGAAAATAGCACTCGAGGCACTGGTAATTTCCAGAAGTTGCGCACATACCTTCTATTGCTTGGCATCCTTGCCGCCACAGTCACCTTCCAAGCTGGGCTGAATCCACCAGGAGGTTTTTGGACAGATACCAGTGATGGGCATATTGCTGGTGATCCAATTTTGGAGACCATCAGTCCCAAGCGCTACAAGGCATTCTTCTATTGCAATGCCACAGCATTTGTAGCCTCTTTGGCCATCATCATCCTACTCCAGAGCCAGTTGATTACCATTCATGCCATGAAGCGTCATGTACTGCAAACAGCAATGACACTGGTGCTCTTTGGTCTTATGGGAGCCTACGTCGCTGGAAGCAGCAGGAAGTTCTCAACATCCATTTATGTGTTCGTCCTAGTCCTCCTAGTTTTCGCCTATGTTGTACTTCATATTCTATATGAGAGGACACTAGGGAATACTGGGAGCACAGCAGGGAATACTGAGAGCACAGCAGGGAGTACTGAGAGCACAGCAGGGAGTACTGAGAGCACAGTAGGGAATACTGGGGTTTCCATGCCAGAAACCTCCCAAAATCCTAGTTCTTCTGAACCTActcttgaagaaaaaaaagatttAACCTCCCAAAATCCTAGTTCTTCTGAACCTACTCCTGAAGAAAAAAAAGATTTGCAGAAGAGGCGCAAGTTTCTGATGTTGCtcgcaattctagcagcttctatCACATACCAAACTGGTATAAGCCCACCAGGTGGCTTTTGGACTAACGGCCACCGAGCAGGTTATCCAGTGTTCCGTGACGAGTTCCGAAACCGCTATAGGGTGTTCTTCTACTTCAATGCTACTGCTTTCATGGCATCCCTGGCAGTAATTCTGTTGCTTGTTAACAAGAGGCTATGCAACAAAGGTCTGAGATGCCATGCTCTATGTGCATGCGTGTTGGTTGATCTGATCAGCCTCATGGGTGCTTTTGCTACTGGAAGCTGCAGAGAAGTGTCAACATCTGGCTATGTCATTCTTGTTGTTCTTGCAGTGTTTGTCTATGTCATAATTCAAGTCCTGGTTCTGACACCAAAAGATAAGTGGAATGAGTTGCTGTGGCCTTCTAAGCACCAATATCCATCAATGAATCACACGAGAAGTATACATGATACTGATAGCAAGAGAACAGAGCACAAATGGCGCAAAGATTTGATGCTGATTGGAACTCTTGCAGTCACTGTCACATACCAAGCCGGTCTGCTTCCGCCAGGAGGAGTTTGGCCTGATGACCAGGATGGCCATTTTGCAGGTGACCCAATCCTCCATGATACCAACCTAACACGGTACAAGGTATTCTTCTATTGCAACGCCACAGCATTCATGGCCTCAATGGTCATGGTCATCCTCCTGCTGAACAACACAATAAGCAAGCACAAGAGATCTCTCTTTGCCATGAAAACAGCAATGGTCTTGGACTTGCTTGGTTTACTTGGGGCATATGCCGCGGGCAGCTGCAGGAAGTTGAAGACATCTGCGTACATTTTTGCACTTGTCATTGCCGTGATCATCTACATCGTCATTCATGTCTTGTTGTCATTTGACGAAGTGGCAAGGTTAATGAAGGAGAAGGGGAAAAGGTGGGTGCCATGTCTGAAAAGGTGCTTGTGTTGCAACTGA